The genome window ATGATCACTCTGTGGGCCGGAATCCTCcacacctctgtgttgtgtgctgccAACTCTTTCGTCTTGCCTTCTAACTCCCTCTCTAGAGCTGTGATTTGGTCAGCTTCTCTTCTGTTGGCCTCAGCCAATTCACGATCTTTAATAGCCAATTCTTCTTGGGCTATTTGTTGAACTTTCCTGAGTGCATCTCCATGGTGACGGTTCGCCTCAGCCAATTCATGATTTTTAGTGACTAATTCACTAGCTTGTGTAGCTAATTCACGATTCTTCTCTTGCAAAAGTAATTGTGTAGCTTGCTCTCTTTGCTCTGCCAGCTGTGTTCTTTCCTCCGCATCTCCATGACGACGGTTGGCCTCGGTCAATTCTCTAGCTTGTGTAGCCAATTCAAGGTCTTTCTCTTGTAACTGTAGTTGGTGGCGACGTTGAGTGTTGTGCTCTCTCCGCTCTGCTGCTCGTAACTGTTGTTCCAGAGCTCTCACCCGGTCTTGAAAAGAGTGGTCGCTGGtctcactgactgatgaggcacGAGCAGTTGCTTGTTTGAGCCTCTTCTCCCTAAGTCGCTGGGCGGAACCTCTAGTGTGATTGTGGGCCACATTCACGAGAGCCCACTTCCCAGCTGAGGGTCCAGCAGAAGACGCTGAGGGTCCAGTCAACTCTGTAGGGGGGATTAAGGAACAAATGTAACAGTATGTGCATTCAGAATTGATAGATATGTATAGTTGACATGGTTGCATGTGCTAGATAGCTGCTCACCAAATCTCAGAATGGTGGTCTTAGCAACAGTCGTATAATTCTTCTGTAAGCCTCCAAACACGAGGACCTCAGTGAGTCCTGGTCCCagactggtggcagtgatggagtggTAGTGACGTGGCGTCATTGactcaggaggtgtcacctgAAGGCACAAAAACAATGCtctgataaataaatgttgagtgtacagtagtactgtgtattctgaaCAGTCATCAGATAATCCATGTACTGCATGAAATAAATATTTACAACACGAGGAATCTCAAAACTATGTGTTTTATCAGCAttaccaaattatgcctcgaggctacgtgacccagtggcggatccaggaaaaatgaaaggagAGGTTCCAAACTGACAAGCGCGCAGCGCGAGCAGTGAAAAGTCCCACGCAGCGCGAAATGTTGGGGTTACgaccacttccggtcacacgtgactagggaaaatcccatactcagccaggggaagtcccataatagacttgcgtagagcagagatacaaaagaaaggggattggaaacgaaatttttacgaaacttttgcgtgaagcattccgcgttatagggcgtggctaaaactacaaaggattatatttatagtcagcatgctcattacctgtcttgacttctctacaatgtgctgtacatagaaacagtgaaattgatcatttttaatgttgatttttctaaaaagtaaagataatttagctctaaaaagtcgactaagcaacgcagccactattactagacaaataaatgctatgcaagaagaaatagcctttactatgaagtcgtaggagggacaggcccgtggtgtgtctaaaagtatactaaagcagtttgaaggactatactgcaaacgtttatgaacagtacagcttatttatagcatgaagccattctatgtagcacttagatacataataaccaagtcaagcaatgtcctttgctgttttgacttcacaggagggacagagaaaagttgacatagaataattcaagctaaactcaaaaaaattggaaacagagtaaagacaacggacttagagcttgtcagtggtataagcttacttctctcaagtatctcccaggccctgagtgatctctagtggataggagagctagaaaccagggatacaaaaccgtagcgcagtcctccatgtaattatttgcgagcgcaataattacacggagtgcttcaccggatgtcagtccttttacatatagggcgtgggcggtcgtttccaatccactttcttttgtatctctgcgtagagctagctagctgcctctggccacgaacagtcaactagctagcctaggctaacctaaatactcctttggcagttgatacatcaaaacaacaggtataCAATCATTAAATCAAAttacaaaaactgataaatagctagctggtagctgtagtaaagccacaatgaaaggggggatccgtggcaccctgggatctccccctggatcggCCACTGCGACCGTGTACGgtagggactgtatgacttttaatacacgcttgtaaccttgacaatGTGTAGTACACTAAAGTACATAGCACAAGTATTTAATATCCTCCTATAGACTTCAAAGTTAATTACTCTTGTAAATGAACGTCTCGTATCTCTTTATTACGTCCATTTATTACATACACTAACAGTTCATAATAAGACAAGACTCACCTCTGTCCACTTCCCAGTGTCAACATTAAGTATCCACATGTCCCCCAGTGTCTTGCCATCATTATCCAGTCCACCGTACATcagtagttgagggtggtcctggccatagttgagacaacaggcagcatgGTGTGACCTCCCCACTGGCCATGGCTCTCCATGTACTGGCTTCACCTTAGAGACCTCCTACACAACCAAAAATCCACGTATATGATTAGCATCTGTGAGAGGTGCACTTATTATACTGATGTGTGCACAGAACCGTATGAAATCTGTTTTGTAATACACGTGGATCAGATGTGTGTTAAAGATGTGTGTGCAATATGTACTTCACTCGTGATTACCAATGTGATGTTCTGCTATGTATCACAAGTGAGGAAGGAGCTGCTCTGCTACACatctgtgcatgtgagcaAATGAGAGCTTGTGATTTAAATTGTTTATTACTGTAGCTATTAAGAAGCAGGCATTAACGCTTGTTGACAGTGTGGAAAGGTGCAGACTCACATGAAGGTTTGTTAGACAACCAGAGTTTAATACTTTGGTTATTTTTATGTAGGGTAGAACAACTGGCCAGACAGCTAGATGCCAGACAGCTAGATGCCAGACAGCTAGACGCCAGACAGCTAGACGTCAGTCATCTATAGAGTGGAAACGCGTGAGTCTATAACTATGTATGCACTGATGaccaaaattataattatatatttctAGGCTTGAAAGTCATCATTATTCTGACGTTAATTGATGGTCCACTACTTCCCTgttactttataattatacatttattTCAATTATTAGATGGCTGCTTTTATTGTGACCTCTTATGTGACTAACTATGAATGGCTCGCACTTTCAAAAGTGAgtgcactacatgtacgtataaatttagacgtgcatgtgtacatgtacattttacaTTTCAAACTCTACCCCTGCGTGTGTATCTAGGTGTTCAGAGTTGCATAGTGTGTTTCATTTTGAAAAGCAGACAAGTATGTAAGGGGTTCTTATACCTGGTAAGGAATGCAACCCacacataaaaaaaaatggaAGTGCACCCGCTGCTCAACCTTGTGGAAAACCTTGCTGTCTCTTCGGTCCCACTGCTGCTTTCAATTAACACTGAAAGGTTAATGTTTAAActgtgtacgtatatatgATATGTAACACTTCCTTCGGCAGGTGTGAAGCCTTTAATTTATATTGATGAGGGAGAAGAAAGTTTTTCAAATAGACGAGCCCTAAGTGGTGATATTACTGCTTCGTTTTCAACAGCATTGAGATTTGTCTATTCAAGTGGCTATTACCAGAGTGAGATTTTCAACAGTGAGTATGCTGTTGGTTTACCTACGTTATACTTATTTAGGTGTGTTGCTGGGTTGACTAATCTCTACAACCAGCATGGAATGGCTTGGTGTCTCATCACACATCTTGGCAAGGCTATATCAGTCTGGAGCAGCACTGAGAAAggtattgtacatgcatggattaagctataattatgtttgtttgcATGCTATCTAAAAACAAGGCTCAACCAACAAGTTGAGAGATATTGCCAGATATTGCCTTGTCTTTCAATGGCACCAATCAGAATGGTGTGAAGTCCAAGGGATTACGATATACATTCATCATAGTCTTGGATGTTTTGGTGCAAACGTATATGGAGCAGTTTATGGACACATGTACGAATTACTTCTTGCTTGAATGTAAGTGTTCAATATCAATTttgaatataatattatacaatgtaccattgacaatataattatttcagatTGTGTATGCAGGACTCCTGTTGTTCATTCTAATTGCTTAATTGACAGCATATAGTGGTCTGTGCCATAATGGAAGAAGAATCTTCCCCCTTCCACCTCGCCAAAATGAGAGGCTTTTGACCCTTCGGACTGAACACATAAACACATGTTcctgacatgtacatatgttACACTGGACAATTCGACCTACGGGAGCTCGAGTTGGGTTTCACCATATACAATGAGCAAGACTGTCCGTTGTTAACTTAACATTACTACGCAGCCTTTTACAATCGAACAAGAACGAGAGCAACTTAGCATAGTAATTTTTATAAGTTGTCCTCTAGCTATTTTAACCATCCTTTTCATACATGCACTTatcaatacataattatctctcCAACTGCAtgattgtagatctatatttataattatcataattactgTAAATACAATGATATACAACCGAGCTACTAGCTCTAGCTTATATTTACATATCTGTACCAGATTATGTACAATGCTGAATCACAACTGTACAGCTTCCGCACATATCTGTGCTATCACTTGCGTAACACGTCATTGCCCAGATGAAATGTACAAGTTCAATTGCACACAACTGTACGGACTTGTACACGGACACGGAACAGATCAGGACTTTTTGgttgtgtacacacagtaagCACACAGTATATTGTGAATTCAATGAGGCATGCCGCAGTACTAATTCCAACTCACCATTGTCCTAAAGTCAAACATGTAGACTTCATTGACCACAACACGGTCAGGTTGGTTCCCTCCAAAGAGGACTGCCCTGTGCTGGTCCACCATAGTGAAGGTGAAGCCACTACAGggaggaggtctctctcctctgagctcaggggacgaccagacacctggaagtgggggtggggcaatttAGACAATGGTACAATGTTACATCATCCTTATAACACGATTGATATGAAAGTTAACATGGTTTCCTGAGGGTGGGACTCCGCCCACCAGTAGCTAGATACCCTATAAGTGTATGCAAGGAAAACATACAACGAATATGCACATCGACAAAAGTTACCATTTTGTGTGTCAAAGAAATGGAACTCGTTTGTCCACCCACTTCCGTCAGATCGTCCAGTCTTGATGAATGTTGATCCTGGTTGTGAGGTGCCCTTAATACCTTGTCCCCCAAAGCAGCACAGAGTTCTCTTATTCACACGGACAAGTCCACAGAAAGCCTTTTTCATAGGCTGACTACCAGAAAATTGAATTGTGGTCCACTTGAGAGTGTCCAGATCAAGCTTGCTCATGTCATTGAAGTAAGAAGACCCATCATGACCACCAAAAGTGTACAGGCAacgacctacacaaacagagcGACCACCCCACTCTCCAGGGGGtagaggtccagtggtgggcaaGAGGCTCCACAGCTCAGTGCTTGGATCACACACAGCAATGATGCTAGATCCCAGTCCTGGACAACACTCCCTAGGCCTCCACAGGTAATGGGATCCGTCAACTAAAGCATCCATTAGATCTACCTGCACAGGAGTGACTATGAAACAGTGCAagcacatatacacacacacacaatcattggTTGAGATTatgcatgctagctatataaccTATATTATAGATCAACAACCATCACATGACTGACATGAACTCTATAGCAGCAATGAGACACAGCATTTCAACTTACAAGTCATGGACAGTAGAACACTCCCTCAGTGATATCAGAAAGCTGCTATTGTTGTTGTAGATGTTGATCTTGCATAGATCTatctacggtggccctgaaggTCGCGCTATGTGCTATGTGCTATGCAACAATTTCCTGTGTGTCATGCGCTATGTGCTATGCGCTATGCGAAAATTTCCTGCGTGTCATGCGCTATGTGCTATGCGCTATGCGACAATTTTCTATACGCTATACGATGAAACTATGCAAAGAAGCTATGAGATGAAGCTACTATACAGGGAGGTCTTtctctcctctgagctcaGGGGACGACCATGCAGACACCTGGAAGTAGGGGTGAGGCAAATTAGAGAATGGTACAATCTTACATCATCCTTATAATGATATGAAAGTGAACATGGTTTCCTATGTGAGTGAGGGTGGGACTCAGCCCATCAGTAGCTAGATACCCTATAAGTGTAAGCAATGAAAGCATACAGCAAATGTTAAAATTGACCATTTTAGAAATGGAACTCGTTCGTCCTTCCACATCCACCAGACCGTCCAGTCTTGGTGAATGTTGATCCTGGTTGGTGTGGGGCCCTCAATACCTTTTCCTCCAAAGCAGCATAGAGTTCTCTCATTCACACGGACAAGTCCACAACCAGACTTTTTCATAGGTTGACTACCAGAGGTTTgaactttggtccactggaaAGTGTTCAGATCAAGCTTGCTCATGTCATTGAAGTAAGAATACCCATCCTCACCACCAAATTGGTGAACAGGTAacgacctacacaaacagagcaacCACCATACTCACCAGGGGGTATATATAGAGGTCCAGTGGTGCATGGGCAAGAGGCTCCACAGTTTAGTGCTTGGATCACACACAGTAATGATGTTAGACCCCTCTTCAGGATCCATCTCCCTCCACATGTAACGGCGTCCGTCAGCTGCAGCAGAGAATGTACGACTATGAGGTGGTGGTTCAACTGGTAGACCAAGGAGAGAAAAGAGTTCAACATTGTCTGCAAGAGCGAGCAATTAAAATAACAATTACAAACATTAATTGGCTTTgtttatcatgcatgcatgtacacacttcTCTAGTGAACTCACTCATGAAGCTAAGACACCTTTCACAAAATTTCTGATTCTAAACTATAACCAACATTTCAGATTGACTGATATTATTATTtgcatatacataattattctagtgTAAGTGTATAGTTCCTGCCATGGTGATGACAGTGTGTATAAGGTACTGTAGGCCTTGAATATACCGGTTGCCCATACCATGcactcatcataattatagtgaaccGTAATATTGATTAGTATGATGAGACTGAGATAAAGTCAATAGTAATCATCATAGGAGAGTGCAAACACACACTGCAAAAACCAAAGCTAAAAATAAAATTCATGAAGTAATTAAAAATCGATTTAGGGTACTAGATAAGTGTTCAAATTGTTCATAATAGGGTTTGGTCTTTCATAGCATGCATCCATGATACGTGAGGATGAATCCATATTATAGTTAAAAGGGTGCTATTTTATTCAGTTCCACCATCACCTGTGCCATGCTGGGTCGATGGCTGGGCTCTCTCTCAATACAGCGGAGTATCAGCTTGTACACTGCAGGACGCTCTCTCTTGATTCTCTCAAACATCTCAGGGAAATTGTCTTGACTCGGAAATCGACTGGCAGTCACTTCAGCCAACACAATGCCGTAGCTGTACACGTCAATCTTGACAGTTTGTGGAGGAGGTCGTACAAGCGGTTGAGGTATGACTTCAGGAGGGGAGTAGATTATGGCCCCCTCTCCCATCGTATGAGAATGCTGCAGGAAGTTGGCTGAGCCGAGGTCAGAGACCTTCCCTTTCAACTGGTGGTTGGGCATTCGCTGGAGGAGGACAttgggagcactcacatcacggTGAATGATGGGATTGTAGCGCTGGTGCAGGTAGTCCAGAGCTAGGGCAATGTCTTTGAAGATAGAGAGGCGGTTTCCTGGGTCCAGTTGATTCCTCTCGTACGCTTGTCGGAGATTCATGTCCAGGAGCTCGGTGatgatgagaggaggggatCGATTGGCTTGTCTTTGCTCGTCAAAAATAGCACCAATGAATTGCACAAGGTTTGGGTGTCGCACTTCAGCCAATAGCCTCATTTCTCTCTCCATTTTTTCGATGTAGATTGGGAGAGCAATTTCTTCGTGTAGTCGCTTGACGGCCACgctcactgttccctccagcaCCTCCCCCCACCCTCCTTTGCCAATCCTCCTGCCAATGATCACTCTGTTGGCCGGAATCCTCcacacctctgtgttgtgtgctgccAACTCTTTTGTCTTGCCTTCTAACTCCCTCTCTAGAGCTGTGATTCGAACAGACAGGTCAGCTTCTCTTCTGTTGGCCTCAGCCAATTCACGATCTTTCACTTGTAAAAGTAATTGTGTAGCTTGCTCTCTTTGCTCTGCCAGCTGTGCTCTTTCCTCCGCATTTCCATGACGATGGTTGGCCTCGGTCAATTGTCGATCTTTCATAGCTGATTCTTGATTTTTTATAGCCAATTCTCGATCTTTCTCTTGCAACTGTAGTTGGTGGTGACATTGAGTGTCGTGCTCTCTTTGCTCTGCTGCTCGTAACTGTTGTTCTAGAGCCCTCACCCGGTCTTGAGAGGAGTGGTCGGTGGtctcactgactgatgaggcacAAGCAGTTGCTTGACTGATCCTCTTCTCACTCAgtcgctgggcggagcctctaGTGCTGTTGTGGGCCACATCCACGAGAGCCCACTTCCCAGCCGAGGGTCCAGCAACAGACGCCGAGGGTCCAGTCAActctgtaggggggggggttaaggAACAAATGTACTTGTCTATCAGACAATAGTTGCcatgactacatgtactagtagctgCTTACCAAATCTCAGTATGGTCGTCTCTGCAATGGCATCTCCCCCCCACACCTTCCGACGGCCTCCAAACAAGAGGACCTCAGTGAGTCCTGGTCTCAAactggtggcagtgatggagtATTGGTAACGTGGTGTCATTGactcaggaggtgtcacctggaGGCACAAAAAATAATTCTCTCATAAATAATATAGTAgtactgtgtattctgaaCAGATCATCAGATAATCCACGTACTGTATGAAATAAATATAACATTACAACACGAGGAATCTCAAggctatgtgttttatattacaggaccctttaccaaattatgccttgaggctacgcgaccgtgtacggaagggactgtatgacttttattacacgcttgtaaccttgacaacgtgtgTGTACATAGAACAAGTATTTAACATCCTCCTAGACACTCTTGTAAATGAACGTCTCGTATCTCTTTATTATGTCCATTTATTACACGTACACTAACAGTTCATAATAAGACAAGACTCACCTCTGTCCACTTGACAGTGTCAACATCCAGTATCCACATGTCCCCCAGTACATTGTAGCCATTATCCAGTCCTCCGTACAccagtagttgagggtggtcctggccatagttgagacaacaggcagcatgGCTATCCCTCACCACTGGCCATGGCTCTCCCTGTATTGGCTTCACCTTAgtgacctcctacacacagtaaATACACAGTATTATGCATTTCAATGTGGCAGTACTAATTCCAACTCACCATGGTCCTAAAGTCAAACAAGTAGACATCATTGAGCCTACCACGGCCAGATTGGCTCCCTCCAAAAAGGACTGCCCTGTGCTGGTCCACCATGGTGAAGGTGAAGATACTACAGggaggaggtctctctcctctgagctcaggggacgaccagacacctggaagtgggggtggggcaatttAGAGAATGGTACAATGTTACATCATCCTTGTAACATTGATTGATATGAAAGTGAACATGGTTTCCTATGTGAGTGAGGGTGGGACTCTGCCCACCAGTAGCTAGATACCCTATAAGTGTATGCAATTAAAATATACAGTGAATGTGCACGTTGACAAAAATTACCATTTTGTGTGTCAAAGAAATGGAACTCGTTTGTGTATCCACTTCCATCACCCAGTCCAGTCTTGGTGAATGTTGATCCTGGTTGTGTGGTGCCCTCAATACCTTCTCCTCCAAAGCAGCACAGAGTTCTCTCATTCACACGGACAAGTCCACAGAAAGCCTTTTTCATAGGCTGACTTCCAGAGGTTTgaactttggtccactggagagtgtccagatcAAGCTTGCTCATGTCATTGAAGTAAGAAGACCCATCAGGACCACCAAAGGTGAACAAGCAacgacctacacaaacagagcaacCACCACCCTCTCCAGGGGGtagaggtccagtggtgggcaataggctccacagctcagagcttggatcatacacagcaatgatgttaGACCCCCGTTCTGGACCGGCCCCCCTCCACATGTAATGGTGTCCGTCAGCTGCAGTAGAAAAATGCCACCAACGAGGTGGTGGTTCAACTGATGGTGGTCGACCAAGTAAGGAGCGAACAGCTTTCAACATTGTCTGCAGGAGTAAGGACAGTGAgcaatatacatacacacattggctatctatatatagacactgATATACAGTATCATACACACTTCTCTTATGTACACACTTCTCTAGCTCAGCTAGTAGATGATCTATCTCTGAACTCACCTCATGGAAGACACTTCCTGCAATGTCcacagccccacccacttttaCAAACTTCACACAACAAAAATTTATTGATGGATCAGTGGATTGATGCATTCATATTCTAGTGTAAGTGTAGATAGATCTAGTTCCCATGGTGATGACAGTGTGTATAAGGTCCTGTAGCTTATCAGACATGCCCAGTACTGCACCCTCACAATACAGACACAGCTTCTGTAGAGGAGCCACTCAAACAGTTAGTGTATTAGTGGTCTCACTTACTTGAGCATGTGCTTTGTGATTGTCGTTCTTTAGTTTGAATCTCTGAGCAATATAATCGACCGTTCGTCCGACACACCACTCCTATTCATTGTGTTATTATAGGTTCATGTACTTTATTGTATTATTGCAGCATGCAGAACAGCAGACAATCTCTAGTTGTAGACTTTAATTGGTCTCGTAGTGAATCAATTTCAACACTTGTACAGTCCCTGGTTATCCCTAAAAAAAACATGGTGTGGTGAGTAATATAGTCGAGATACTTGAAActtaatatatataattatatgaaattTGCCAGGACTGTaaatgtataaataattatggaggcCAGACTCACCATGTCAAGGTGGGTCAGAAAACTCAACTCGAGAGCCCATTACAAACTGATGCTTGGTAGAATCCCGAGATTCAGGAGAAAGGGCCATCACAGCAGGCTGCT of Halichondria panicea chromosome 9, odHalPani1.1, whole genome shotgun sequence contains these proteins:
- the LOC135340943 gene encoding uncharacterized protein LOC135340943 isoform X1, giving the protein MTYLMDALVDGSHYLWRPRECCPGLGSSIIAVCDPSTELWSLLPTTGPLPPGEWGGRSVCVGRCLYTFGGHDGSSYFNDMSKLDLDTLKWTTIQFSGSQPMKKAFCGLVRVNKRTLCCFGGQGIKGTSQPGSTFIKTGRSDGSGWTNEFHFFDTQNGVWSSPELRGERPPPCSGFTFTMVDQHRAVLFGGNQPDRVVVNEVYMFDFRTMEVSKVKPVHGEPWPVGRSHHAACCLNYGQDHPQLLMYGGLDNDGKTLGDMWILNVDTGKWTEVTPPESMTPRHYHSITATSLGPGLTEVLVFGGLQKNYTTVAKTTILRFELTGPSASSAGPSAGKWALVNVAHNHTRGSAQRLREKRLKQATARASSVSETSDHSFQDRVRALEQQLRAAERREHNTQRRHQLQLQEKDLELATQARELTEANRRHGDAEERTQLAEQREQATQLLLQEKNRELATQASELVTKNHELAEANRHHGDALRKVQQIAQEELAIKDRELAEANRREADQITALERELEGKTKELAAHNTEVWRIPAHRVIIGRRIGKGGWGEVLEGTVSVAVKRLHEEIAYPIHVDKMVKEMKLLAEVRHPNLVQFIGAVFDEQDNESPPTLITELLDMNLRQAYERNQLDPGNRLSVFMDIALALNYLHQRYDPIIHRDVSAPNVLLQRMPNHQWKGKVSDLGSANFLQHAHTMGEGAIIYSPPEVMPQAADPFNPPPRQSVKIDVYSYGIVLCEVIASRFPSAEHYRDMILQVQREQPVMCELIVRCTKREPSHRPSMAQVMVELNKIAPF
- the LOC135340943 gene encoding uncharacterized protein LOC135340943 isoform X2, which gives rise to MDALVDGSHYLWRPRECCPGLGSSIIAVCDPSTELWSLLPTTGPLPPGEWGGRSVCVGRCLYTFGGHDGSSYFNDMSKLDLDTLKWTTIQFSGSQPMKKAFCGLVRVNKRTLCCFGGQGIKGTSQPGSTFIKTGRSDGSGWTNEFHFFDTQNGVWSSPELRGERPPPCSGFTFTMVDQHRAVLFGGNQPDRVVVNEVYMFDFRTMEVSKVKPVHGEPWPVGRSHHAACCLNYGQDHPQLLMYGGLDNDGKTLGDMWILNVDTGKWTEVTPPESMTPRHYHSITATSLGPGLTEVLVFGGLQKNYTTVAKTTILRFELTGPSASSAGPSAGKWALVNVAHNHTRGSAQRLREKRLKQATARASSVSETSDHSFQDRVRALEQQLRAAERREHNTQRRHQLQLQEKDLELATQARELTEANRRHGDAEERTQLAEQREQATQLLLQEKNRELATQASELVTKNHELAEANRHHGDALRKVQQIAQEELAIKDRELAEANRREADQITALERELEGKTKELAAHNTEVWRIPAHRVIIGRRIGKGGWGEVLEGTVSVAVKRLHEEIAYPIHVDKMVKEMKLLAEVRHPNLVQFIGAVFDEQDNESPPTLITELLDMNLRQAYERNQLDPGNRLSVFMDIALALNYLHQRYDPIIHRDVSAPNVLLQRMPNHQWKGKVSDLGSANFLQHAHTMGEGAIIYSPPEVMPQAADPFNPPPRQSVKIDVYSYGIVLCEVIASRFPSAEHYRDMILQVQREQPVMCELIVRCTKREPSHRPSMAQVMVELNKIAPF
- the LOC135340941 gene encoding uncharacterized protein LOC135340941 isoform X1, which encodes MHQSTDPSINFCCVKFVKVGGAVDIAGSVFHETMLKAVRSLLGRPPSVEPPPRWWHFSTAADGHHYMWRGAGPERGSNIIAVYDPSSELWSLLPTTGPLPPGEGGGCSVCVGRCLFTFGGPDGSSYFNDMSKLDLDTLQWTKVQTSGSQPMKKAFCGLVRVNERTLCCFGGEGIEGTTQPGSTFTKTGLGDGSGYTNEFHFFDTQNGVWSSPELRGERPPPCSIFTFTMVDQHRAVLFGGSQSGRGRLNDVYLFDFRTMEVTKVKPIQGEPWPVVRDSHAACCLNYGQDHPQLLVYGGLDNGYNVLGDMWILDVDTVKWTEVTPPESMTPRYQYSITATSLRPGLTEVLLFGGRRKVWGGDAIAETTILRFELTGPSASVAGPSAGKWALVDVAHNSTRGSAQRLSEKRISQATACASSVSETTDHSSQDRVRALEQQLRAAEQREHDTQCHHQLQLQEKDRELAIKNQESAMKDRQLTEANHRHGNAEERAQLAEQREQATQLLLQVKDRELAEANRREADLSVRITALERELEGKTKELAAHNTEVWRIPANRVIIGRRIGKGGWGEVLEGTVSVAVKRLHEEIALPIYIEKMEREMRLLAEVRHPNLVQFIGAIFDEQRQANRSPPLIITELLDMNLRQAYERNQLDPGNRLSIFKDIALALDYLHQRYNPIIHRDVSAPNVLLQRMPNHQLKGKVSDLGSANFLQHSHTMGEGAIIYSPPEVIPQPLVRPPPQTVKIDVYSYGIVLAEVTASRFPSQDNFPEMFERIKRERPAVYKLILRCIEREPSHRPSMAQTMLNSFLSLVYQLNHHLIVVHSLLQLTDAVTCGGRWILKRGLTSLLCVIQALNCGASCPCTTGPLYIPPGEYGGCSVCVGRYLFTNLVVRMGILTSMT
- the LOC135340941 gene encoding uncharacterized protein LOC135340941 isoform X2; this encodes MHQSTDPSINFCCVKFVKVGGAVDIAGSVFHETMLKAVRSLLGRPPSVEPPPRWWHFSTAADGHHYMWRGAGPERGSNIIAVYDPSSELWSLLPTTGPLPPGEGGGCSVCVGRCLFTFGGPDGSSYFNDMSKLDLDTLQWTKVQTSGSQPMKKAFCGLVRVNERTLCCFGGEGIEGTTQPGSTFTKTGLGDGSGYTNEFHFFDTQNGVWSSPELRGERPPPCSIFTFTMVDQHRAVLFGGSQSGRGRLNDVYLFDFRTMGEPWPVVRDSHAACCLNYGQDHPQLLVYGGLDNGYNVLGDMWILDVDTVKWTEVTPPESMTPRYQYSITATSLRPGLTEVLLFGGRRKVWGGDAIAETTILRFELTGPSASVAGPSAGKWALVDVAHNSTRGSAQRLSEKRISQATACASSVSETTDHSSQDRVRALEQQLRAAEQREHDTQCHHQLQLQEKDRELAIKNQESAMKDRQLTEANHRHGNAEERAQLAEQREQATQLLLQVKDRELAEANRREADLSVRITALERELEGKTKELAAHNTEVWRIPANRVIIGRRIGKGGWGEVLEGTVSVAVKRLHEEIALPIYIEKMEREMRLLAEVRHPNLVQFIGAIFDEQRQANRSPPLIITELLDMNLRQAYERNQLDPGNRLSIFKDIALALDYLHQRYNPIIHRDVSAPNVLLQRMPNHQLKGKVSDLGSANFLQHSHTMGEGAIIYSPPEVIPQPLVRPPPQTVKIDVYSYGIVLAEVTASRFPSQDNFPEMFERIKRERPAVYKLILRCIEREPSHRPSMAQTMLNSFLSLVYQLNHHLIVVHSLLQLTDAVTCGGRWILKRGLTSLLCVIQALNCGASCPCTTGPLYIPPGEYGGCSVCVGRYLFTNLVVRMGILTSMT